A single region of the Ignavibacteria bacterium genome encodes:
- a CDS encoding bifunctional 3-deoxy-7-phosphoheptulonate synthase/chorismate mutase type II has product METLLKKRPLIISGPCSAETEEQVLETATQLAELGVVDVMRAGIWKPRTRPGTFEGVGTKGLPWLQQAKKITGFPLAVEVATTKQVEDALHFDVDILWIGARSVVNPMSVQEIANALRGTNVPVFIKNPMNPDIELWSGAVERIGNAGVTNIGLIHRGFSTYGNLEYRNAPIWHLAIEMKRRYSDLMMICDPAHICGRRDILKDVSQKAIDLDFDGLMIESHRDPDKAWSDAKQQVTPADLKILLDQLVWRDSTSENISHDSPLEEYREVIDQIDDELMQLLAKRMNLAAKIGEYKKEKKITILQTNRWNEILEKGINLGVKLGLSNEFVAGFLEVVHMESINHQNRIMNSQAG; this is encoded by the coding sequence ATGGAAACATTGTTGAAAAAGAGACCCCTTATAATTTCGGGCCCATGCAGTGCTGAAACAGAGGAGCAGGTTTTGGAGACTGCAACACAACTTGCAGAGCTTGGTGTGGTGGATGTAATGCGAGCCGGGATCTGGAAACCGAGAACGAGACCGGGTACATTTGAAGGAGTTGGAACCAAAGGTCTGCCATGGCTGCAGCAGGCAAAAAAGATAACCGGTTTCCCCCTTGCTGTCGAGGTTGCAACCACAAAGCAGGTTGAGGACGCACTTCATTTCGATGTTGATATTCTCTGGATTGGTGCCCGGTCAGTCGTAAACCCGATGAGTGTTCAGGAGATAGCGAATGCCTTGAGAGGTACCAATGTCCCGGTGTTCATCAAAAATCCGATGAACCCTGATATCGAACTGTGGAGCGGTGCGGTCGAGAGGATAGGAAATGCAGGGGTGACAAATATCGGACTGATACACAGGGGATTCAGCACCTACGGAAATCTTGAGTACAGAAATGCCCCCATCTGGCATCTGGCAATCGAGATGAAAAGAAGATACAGCGACCTGATGATGATCTGCGATCCTGCTCATATCTGTGGCAGAAGGGACATACTTAAAGATGTGTCGCAAAAAGCAATCGATCTCGATTTTGACGGTTTGATGATAGAAAGCCACCGTGATCCCGATAAGGCATGGAGCGATGCGAAGCAACAGGTGACACCTGCTGATCTGAAAATACTGCTCGATCAACTTGTTTGGAGGGATTCAACCAGCGAAAATATCTCACACGATTCTCCGCTTGAAGAGTACAGAGAAGTAATCGATCAGATAGATGACGAACTGATGCAGTTACTCGCTAAAAGAATGAACCTCGCAGCGAAGATTGGTGAATACAAAAAGGAAAAGAAGATTACCATTCTTCAGACCAACAGATGGAATGAAATTCTTGAGAAGGGGATTAATCTGGGTGTGAAACTTGGTTTAAGCAACGAATTTGTTGCGGGTTTCCTCGAGGTGGTTCACATGGAAAGCATCAATCATCAGAACAGAATTATGAATTCCCAGGCCGGTTGA
- a CDS encoding PAS domain S-box protein: MNNEKQFFNMLEIYPAPTIVHDTRKFVFVNSAFVKMIGASSKQELLGRDILDIVHSSSLSKSLESLSYPGRLDVFELRDLCLVRMDGSIIYVDVSGTHILMEGHDYINIIFNDITTLRMNEERYHSLFELSPEGIILQDEKGCIIDANPKAVELTGFSLDELVGNNISVIASHADKSLIDSNLKKILSGEILRQESFASRKDGTRLNVQLTETKVPLPGGKSGILTLIADITERKANEKLLIKAKKEAEEMSSLKSSFLLNMSHELRTPMIGVIGFAEILSEYKNDPEIRSIGNRIFASSTRLLETLKKIMDFSRIEAGRSNPVAKEFELIDSVIEVCKTFEYQINNSNLYLRFGSHISGCRCLLDKSMFVQALENLISNAIKFTFHGGVTVNLWHQTRGDKKRILISVTDTGIGIDSNDFEIIFQAFRQASEGMGRHFEGTGLGLTIAKNHIEKMGGTISVNSTPGKGSIFTISLPLENNGITLSDEEQILYNCAGGVNRPGNS, encoded by the coding sequence ATGAACAATGAGAAACAGTTTTTTAATATGCTCGAAATTTATCCTGCACCCACAATCGTGCATGATACTCGAAAGTTTGTGTTTGTAAACTCCGCCTTCGTAAAAATGATCGGCGCCTCCTCGAAGCAAGAACTGCTCGGTCGCGACATACTCGACATAGTACACTCATCCAGCCTCAGCAAGTCACTTGAAAGTCTGAGTTACCCGGGAAGACTCGATGTCTTCGAGTTGAGGGACCTGTGTCTCGTAAGAATGGATGGAAGCATTATCTATGTTGATGTGTCGGGCACCCACATCCTGATGGAGGGACATGACTACATCAACATAATCTTCAACGACATCACAACTCTTAGAATGAACGAGGAGCGTTACCACTCCCTGTTCGAATTGTCACCTGAGGGAATAATTCTGCAGGACGAAAAAGGGTGCATCATCGATGCAAATCCAAAAGCTGTAGAGCTTACCGGCTTCTCTTTAGATGAATTGGTTGGTAATAATATCTCAGTAATAGCTTCTCATGCAGACAAATCTCTCATCGATTCAAATCTTAAAAAAATCCTGTCAGGGGAAATTCTCCGTCAGGAATCTTTCGCCTCGAGAAAAGACGGTACCCGGCTTAATGTTCAACTGACTGAAACAAAGGTTCCACTCCCCGGAGGTAAGAGCGGTATCCTCACCCTCATTGCCGATATCACCGAAAGAAAAGCCAACGAAAAGCTTCTCATAAAAGCAAAAAAAGAAGCTGAGGAGATGAGCTCTCTAAAATCAAGCTTCCTCCTCAACATGAGTCACGAGTTGCGAACCCCGATGATAGGGGTGATCGGATTTGCTGAGATACTCAGTGAATATAAAAATGATCCCGAAATCAGGAGTATCGGAAACAGAATATTTGCGAGTTCCACGAGGCTGCTCGAGACATTGAAAAAGATAATGGACTTCAGCCGGATTGAGGCCGGAAGATCGAATCCTGTCGCTAAGGAGTTTGAGCTGATTGACTCAGTGATCGAGGTTTGCAAAACATTCGAATATCAGATCAACAATTCAAATCTTTATCTCAGATTCGGGAGCCACATCTCCGGGTGCCGGTGCCTTCTCGACAAGAGCATGTTCGTTCAGGCACTTGAAAACCTTATATCCAACGCCATCAAATTCACATTTCACGGTGGAGTTACGGTGAATCTTTGGCATCAGACGAGGGGTGATAAAAAGAGAATACTGATTTCAGTAACAGACACAGGCATCGGGATCGATAGTAACGACTTTGAGATAATATTCCAGGCGTTTCGTCAGGCAAGCGAAGGGATGGGGCGCCATTTCGAAGGGACCGGACTCGGGCTGACCATAGCCAAAAATCATATAGAGAAAATGGGGGGTACAATTTCAGTAAACAGCACTCCGGGGAAAGGGTCAATCTTTACGATTTCCCTCCCCCTCGAAAACAACGGAATCACTCTTTCTGATGAAGAGCAGATTTTGTATAACTGCGCCGGTGGAGTCAACCGGCCTGGGAATTCATAA
- a CDS encoding alkaline phosphatase family protein: MHNLYKISLYLILFLSPLMAQMPDRYVILVIVDGARYSETLGDTSGRFTPNLKRLANEGVVIDSFFNNGWTVTSRGVPAIWSGSWSTPLDTFYNGFQTQYATVPTLWEYFRKAHQQDSTEAMYIMKYLSSPWLQSFRPDYGPAYWPWYILQGSNDVSVWQKAKNMLQTWRPRLSVIYFSDVDHYGHSGVWDDYTRAITIADSLINQLWEFVKSDPVLKDKTTILVTNDHGRHTDGVSTVFVGHGDGCAGCRRIMLFGIGANVKRGIHTITKRYIPDIVPTIGSILNFPTPVVSGVSMSEILDIQTDVLDETIPGTFALDQNFPNPFNPGTNIKFSLPSETNVKLEIYNAIGEKVVDLIDADMAAGRHQIYFDASGLPSGIYLYRLLTGNRVESRKMILLK, from the coding sequence ATGCATAATCTGTATAAAATCTCCCTGTATCTGATATTATTTCTCTCACCACTTATGGCTCAGATGCCGGACAGGTATGTTATTCTGGTGATAGTTGACGGTGCCAGGTACAGCGAAACCCTTGGCGACACATCCGGAAGATTTACTCCGAATCTTAAGAGACTGGCAAACGAGGGGGTGGTGATTGATTCATTTTTCAACAACGGATGGACAGTCACGAGCAGAGGAGTCCCTGCAATCTGGTCGGGTTCCTGGTCAACTCCACTTGATACTTTTTACAACGGTTTTCAAACTCAATATGCCACCGTGCCTACTCTTTGGGAATATTTCAGAAAAGCCCATCAGCAGGATTCCACAGAGGCAATGTATATAATGAAATATCTTTCTTCACCGTGGCTTCAGAGTTTTCGTCCCGATTACGGACCTGCCTACTGGCCCTGGTATATCCTTCAGGGGAGTAACGATGTATCGGTCTGGCAAAAGGCAAAAAACATGCTGCAGACCTGGCGACCGCGACTTTCCGTTATCTATTTTTCCGATGTCGATCACTATGGACATTCGGGTGTTTGGGATGATTATACCCGCGCTATTACTATTGCCGACAGTCTTATTAATCAGTTATGGGAGTTTGTTAAGAGTGATCCTGTCCTGAAGGATAAAACCACCATTCTCGTTACCAACGACCATGGAAGGCATACGGATGGAGTATCAACCGTTTTTGTTGGACATGGTGACGGTTGTGCAGGGTGCAGAAGAATTATGCTTTTCGGAATTGGTGCCAATGTGAAGAGGGGGATTCATACAATTACCAAACGATACATTCCTGATATCGTTCCTACCATAGGCTCAATTTTGAATTTCCCGACTCCGGTCGTCTCGGGTGTTTCGATGAGTGAGATTCTGGATATTCAAACTGATGTGTTGGATGAGACAATTCCCGGGACTTTTGCACTTGATCAGAATTTCCCTAATCCTTTTAACCCAGGCACAAACATAAAGTTTTCTCTGCCGTCAGAAACGAATGTTAAACTCGAGATCTACAATGCCATCGGCGAAAAGGTTGTGGATTTAATAGATGCTGACATGGCAGCGGGGAGACACCAAATATATTTTGATGCCTCCGGTCTTCCGAGTGGAATTTATCTCTACAGACTGTTGACCGGCAACCGGGTGGAATCCCGCAAGATGATATTATTAAAATGA
- a CDS encoding response regulator, which yields MEQEYKILIVEDFLPDYELTKREVKKVLPNAIFRNVETEGDFLRELREFEPHIILSDYSMPEFDGLTALRLTIEHSPITPVIIVTGSVNEETAVECMRAGAANYVIKEQIVRLGTAILKALEERKNNIERLKAREALVESEARYRALFNLSPVGIILQNENGEVIDVNREFSVILGYSREEMIGQHISMITPPDRVENIKDDIETIIDEGSFKHEAEGLRKDGEVVNVELTEARVILPDGSAGIMTIIADITARKKYEKELILAKEEAEEMNRLKSSFLANMSHELRTPMIGILGYSDLLTDEGNPPQVVEYADIIYKSGSRLMNTLNLILDLSRIEAGKLEMVKTEIDAVETVRENFRLHINEANKKGLDFELVAPEMKIPFVTDERVFSQICANLINNAIKFTKNGLVKVEVSSKKQSGNGFLLLKVRDTGIGIAKEEQAFIFDDFRQASEGFGRNFEGTGLGLAVTKKFVEKLNGTIQLDSEVGTGTTFTVSLPIQNTRATEVFESVPAQVQTGEAELPTILYVEDDPIAIEMISRMLRKVCRIESAISSKEALEKANSRYYPLVLMDVNLGRGLDGYQTTVELRKMPQYKKTPVIALTAFAMLKDKEDAMRAGCTHYMSKPFKREAFVTLIKESLSKG from the coding sequence ATGGAACAAGAATATAAAATCCTTATAGTTGAAGATTTTCTGCCTGATTACGAACTCACCAAGAGAGAGGTAAAAAAAGTCCTCCCTAATGCAATTTTCCGAAATGTTGAAACAGAAGGAGACTTCCTCAGGGAATTAAGGGAGTTTGAGCCACATATCATTCTTTCTGATTATTCAATGCCCGAATTTGACGGGCTTACTGCGCTCAGGCTCACCATAGAACATTCGCCAATTACTCCCGTAATTATCGTCACAGGATCTGTAAATGAGGAAACCGCAGTCGAGTGTATGAGAGCGGGCGCTGCTAACTATGTAATAAAAGAACAGATTGTTAGGCTCGGAACAGCAATACTAAAAGCACTGGAAGAGCGAAAAAATAACATCGAGAGACTGAAGGCACGGGAAGCTCTAGTAGAGAGTGAAGCCAGGTACAGAGCCCTTTTTAATCTTTCACCGGTAGGAATTATTCTTCAAAATGAAAACGGCGAAGTAATCGATGTCAACAGGGAATTCTCCGTAATTCTTGGCTATTCCCGCGAAGAGATGATCGGACAGCACATCAGCATGATTACTCCGCCTGATAGAGTGGAGAACATCAAAGACGACATTGAAACCATTATCGATGAAGGATCCTTCAAACATGAAGCAGAGGGACTGAGGAAGGATGGCGAGGTTGTAAATGTGGAGCTGACAGAGGCAAGAGTGATTCTCCCTGATGGATCTGCCGGTATTATGACCATTATTGCAGACATAACCGCCAGAAAAAAATACGAGAAAGAGTTGATTCTCGCCAAAGAGGAGGCAGAGGAAATGAACCGGCTGAAATCGAGTTTTCTTGCGAATATGAGCCACGAGCTCCGCACTCCGATGATCGGTATTCTTGGGTATTCCGACCTCCTGACCGACGAGGGAAATCCCCCGCAGGTGGTTGAATATGCAGATATCATTTATAAGAGCGGTTCCCGTTTAATGAACACTCTAAACCTGATTCTAGATCTGTCGAGAATTGAAGCCGGCAAGCTCGAGATGGTTAAAACTGAAATTGATGCAGTAGAGACAGTCAGAGAGAATTTCCGCCTGCATATAAACGAGGCAAATAAAAAGGGTCTCGATTTCGAACTGGTGGCACCTGAGATGAAGATCCCGTTCGTAACTGATGAAAGGGTCTTTTCCCAGATTTGTGCAAACCTGATCAACAATGCAATAAAATTTACAAAAAACGGACTGGTAAAAGTCGAAGTCTCTTCAAAAAAACAGTCAGGGAACGGTTTTCTGCTCCTGAAAGTTCGTGACACAGGAATCGGTATCGCAAAAGAGGAACAGGCATTCATATTCGACGATTTCAGGCAGGCAAGTGAAGGTTTCGGCAGAAACTTTGAAGGAACGGGGCTCGGCCTGGCTGTGACGAAAAAATTTGTCGAAAAACTTAACGGCACTATCCAACTGGACAGTGAGGTCGGTACCGGCACAACATTTACCGTTTCTCTCCCGATACAAAATACCCGTGCAACTGAAGTTTTTGAGAGTGTCCCGGCACAGGTCCAAACCGGGGAAGCAGAACTGCCGACCATCCTCTATGTCGAAGACGACCCCATTGCAATAGAAATGATCTCGAGAATGCTGAGAAAAGTATGTAGAATAGAGTCTGCGATATCCAGCAAGGAGGCACTTGAAAAAGCAAATTCACGCTATTACCCTCTTGTTCTGATGGATGTAAATCTTGGCAGAGGGCTCGACGGTTACCAGACAACGGTGGAATTGAGAAAAATGCCACAATACAAAAAGACCCCAGTTATAGCCCTTACCGCTTTTGCAATGCTTAAGGACAAGGAAGATGCCATGCGGGCGGGATGTACTCACTACATGTCGAAACCTTTCAAAAGAGAGGCTTTTGTCACCCTTATTAAGGAATCACTTTCGAAAGGATAA
- a CDS encoding response regulator has protein sequence METNNSSIEILIVEDNPNDATLMMRALKKNHLANNIKICEDGEDALNYLFNKGKYEGTVDHTALRVVFLDLKLPKIDGLEVLKEIRNNAITRKLPVVIVTSSKEDPDIKSAYDLGANSYVVKPVQFEDFVKAVSQLGMYWLILNEASK, from the coding sequence ATGGAAACGAATAATTCATCAATTGAAATACTGATAGTCGAAGATAATCCTAACGATGCAACTCTGATGATGAGGGCCCTGAAAAAGAATCATCTCGCTAATAACATCAAGATTTGCGAAGACGGAGAAGACGCACTAAACTACCTTTTCAACAAAGGGAAATATGAGGGAACTGTAGATCACACTGCTTTAAGAGTTGTGTTTCTTGACCTCAAATTACCGAAAATAGATGGTCTCGAAGTGCTCAAAGAGATAAGGAATAATGCGATTACCCGCAAACTGCCGGTAGTGATAGTAACCTCATCAAAGGAAGACCCTGATATAAAATCAGCTTATGATCTGGGAGCGAACAGTTATGTGGTCAAACCGGTGCAGTTTGAGGATTTCGTAAAAGCAGTTTCCCAATTGGGAATGTACTGGTTAATTCTTAATGAAGCATCCAAATAA
- a CDS encoding MFS transporter, whose protein sequence is MSNNESVKPGIVKQTIIEVTQPFKDLVHSPRALWGINISYLLEGLTYFGVVGLLTIFFTEDIKLNDIESGQMVGVLTAGITLSMLFLGATVDIIGVRMSLLISLMAMLVGRVLLAVSPTLFPGTGLWGPAHITAMLGILGIIIGYGIYQPACYAGVKRFTDEKTSAMGYAMLYALMNLGGFLPGLISPPVRKSFGITGVFWVYVALTVVGIISVLFILTKKTVKMAEANLSDEKKAEVKAENEMPFAEKMKYYMKNFPLKDMRFLFFIFILIPVQTLFAHNWLTLPTYCYRAFTGVVSENFEFFTNFNPILIFILTPAVAALTAQKNAYKMMIWGTFVMASPTFILALGPNIYTLFGYLIIMTIGEAMWQPRFLQWVAEIAPKGMTGIYMGIGQFPWFLTKVVTSLYSGWFLMNYAPEGVPPEKMNTEMMWLIYGFIAIISPIGLILAKNWMVKGFKTKSED, encoded by the coding sequence ATGTCGAACAACGAATCAGTAAAGCCCGGAATCGTAAAACAGACGATTATTGAAGTGACTCAACCTTTCAAAGATCTGGTGCATTCACCGAGAGCACTTTGGGGTATTAATATCTCCTATCTTCTCGAGGGACTCACATATTTTGGTGTTGTAGGACTTCTCACCATCTTTTTCACCGAGGATATCAAACTCAATGACATTGAATCAGGGCAGATGGTGGGTGTTCTCACGGCAGGCATCACACTGAGCATGCTGTTTTTGGGTGCTACCGTTGATATAATCGGTGTGAGGATGTCGCTGCTGATTTCGCTGATGGCTATGCTTGTCGGCAGGGTGTTGCTGGCAGTAAGTCCGACCCTCTTCCCGGGAACGGGGCTTTGGGGTCCGGCACACATAACAGCAATGCTTGGTATCCTTGGCATAATCATAGGTTACGGGATATATCAGCCTGCCTGCTACGCGGGAGTGAAGCGATTCACCGATGAGAAAACCTCTGCGATGGGTTATGCGATGCTCTATGCTCTTATGAACCTTGGAGGATTTCTTCCGGGTTTGATCTCTCCGCCTGTAAGGAAGAGCTTTGGAATCACGGGAGTATTCTGGGTTTATGTTGCGTTGACCGTTGTCGGGATTATTTCTGTGCTTTTTATTCTTACCAAAAAGACTGTAAAAATGGCAGAGGCGAATCTCAGTGATGAAAAGAAGGCCGAGGTGAAAGCCGAAAATGAAATGCCTTTCGCTGAAAAAATGAAATATTACATGAAGAATTTCCCCCTTAAGGATATGAGATTCCTCTTCTTCATTTTTATTCTGATTCCCGTTCAGACACTTTTTGCTCATAACTGGTTGACGCTGCCGACTTATTGCTATCGGGCTTTCACCGGTGTGGTAAGTGAGAATTTTGAGTTTTTCACAAATTTCAATCCAATACTTATTTTTATTCTCACTCCTGCAGTTGCAGCTCTTACCGCCCAGAAAAATGCATATAAAATGATGATTTGGGGAACATTTGTGATGGCTTCGCCGACTTTTATCCTGGCTTTAGGTCCCAATATCTACACACTTTTCGGTTATCTGATAATCATGACCATTGGTGAAGCGATGTGGCAACCGAGATTTTTGCAGTGGGTGGCTGAAATTGCCCCCAAAGGGATGACGGGAATATATATGGGTATCGGGCAGTTCCCTTGGTTCCTGACGAAAGTCGTCACCTCCCTTTATTCAGGATGGTTCCTTATGAATTATGCTCCTGAAGGGGTTCCACCGGAAAAAATGAACACAGAAATGATGTGGCTGATTTATGGATTTATCGCCATTATCAGTCCAATCGGCCTGATCCTCGCCAAAAACTGGATGGTAAAAGGATTTAAGACCAAAAGTGAGGATTAG
- a CDS encoding cupin domain-containing protein: MHTLIEKPAIVQAAGNKPKIIEEYVGRVNSGTDIISIARMQSPAGWTEPAQIPEFDEYTVVLKGVLRVESKTGFIDVSAGQAIHTPKGEWVKYSTPNDEDAEYIAVCLPAFSPYTVNRQE, translated from the coding sequence ATGCACACATTAATCGAAAAACCTGCAATTGTTCAGGCAGCAGGAAACAAGCCCAAGATAATTGAAGAATATGTCGGCAGAGTTAACTCCGGTACCGATATTATAAGCATCGCAAGAATGCAATCACCTGCAGGTTGGACGGAACCGGCTCAAATACCCGAGTTCGATGAATATACCGTGGTATTGAAAGGCGTACTCAGAGTGGAGAGCAAAACCGGATTTATCGATGTCTCCGCGGGTCAGGCGATCCATACTCCAAAAGGGGAGTGGGTTAAGTACAGCACCCCAAACGATGAAGATGCCGAATATATCGCCGTTTGTTTGCCTGCGTTTTCGCCTTATACAGTGAACAGACAAGAGTAA
- a CDS encoding Fic family protein yields the protein MFFDPTKPFNSIPLLPPEFELETKEVLKQLAVSHRYLAELKGIAQTIPNRTILISTLALQEAKNSSAIENIITTHDELYKSDLFSDQFESPASKEVHRYSKALIHGYNLVKDDKILSLNKILAIQQILEDNDAGIRKLPGTVLKNTRTGVTTYTPPDNPDVILNALGNLERYINDPDIHKVDPLIKMAVIHYQFEAIHPFFDGNGRTGRIINVLYLVLNNLLEMPVLYLSRYIIENKADYYRLLNEVRTKNNWEEWILYILKAVQVTAEDSIILIKEIKALISEYKFKMRGELPKIYSQDLLNLLFRHPYTKIEFVMNDLGVSRITATKYLNELTEKGLLMKNKLGRNIYYVNKPLFDLFVTK from the coding sequence ATGTTTTTTGATCCAACGAAGCCATTTAATTCAATCCCTCTTTTACCTCCTGAATTTGAACTCGAGACAAAAGAGGTTCTGAAACAACTTGCTGTTTCCCACCGGTATCTTGCTGAGCTTAAAGGAATTGCACAGACAATTCCCAACAGAACGATCTTAATAAGTACCCTGGCTCTCCAGGAGGCAAAGAACAGCTCTGCGATTGAAAATATTATTACGACACATGATGAATTGTACAAGTCAGATCTTTTTTCAGACCAATTCGAAAGTCCCGCCTCAAAAGAGGTGCACAGGTATTCAAAAGCCCTGATTCATGGATATAATCTTGTAAAAGATGATAAAATTCTTTCGCTCAATAAAATATTGGCGATTCAGCAGATTTTGGAAGACAATGATGCCGGGATCCGAAAACTTCCGGGAACTGTCCTGAAAAACACAAGGACAGGTGTGACAACCTACACCCCTCCTGACAATCCTGATGTGATCCTGAATGCACTCGGCAATCTTGAGAGATACATTAACGACCCCGATATCCACAAGGTGGATCCGCTTATCAAAATGGCAGTGATTCATTATCAATTCGAGGCAATCCATCCTTTTTTTGACGGTAACGGGAGAACAGGAAGGATCATAAATGTTTTGTATCTCGTATTGAATAACCTTCTGGAGATGCCCGTACTTTATTTGAGTCGCTATATCATCGAAAACAAAGCAGATTATTACAGATTGCTTAATGAGGTTCGTACAAAAAACAACTGGGAAGAGTGGATTTTGTATATCCTGAAGGCTGTTCAAGTTACAGCCGAAGACAGCATTATCCTTATTAAAGAAATAAAGGCGCTAATCAGCGAATACAAATTCAAAATGAGAGGCGAGTTGCCTAAAATTTACAGTCAGGACCTGTTAAATCTGCTCTTCAGGCATCCCTACACTAAAATTGAATTTGTAATGAATGATCTGGGAGTCTCAAGGATAACTGCCACAAAATATCTAAATGAACTGACTGAAAAAGGTCTTCTGATGAAAAACAAACTCGGCAGAAACATCTATTATGTGAATAAACCATTGTTCGATCTTTTTGTGACGAAATGA
- a CDS encoding U32 family peptidase C-terminal domain-containing protein, whose protein sequence is MTKPELLLPAGDFEKLKFAFQYGADAVYAGVPAFSLRARENDFKIDGVKEAIDYTHALGKKIYLTVNIFPHNSKLEPMRRAITAMAELKPDAFIMADPGVIYFAKEICPDIPIHLSTQANNINWASAKFWKEQGISRIILSRELSLREVKTIHEKVPDVELEFFVHGSICMAYSGRCLLSNYMSYRDANQGTCAHSCRWQYKVYKGHEQDHNPEYEVVASEDELTMDGVYDPVYKPLEGNFYLEEQQRPGEFLEADEDEYGTYIMNSRDLCAAEYLQELKDAGVSSFKVEGRSKSIYYVASVARTYRKAIDEMVQGIKPTFDYVSELAKTANRGFIPGFLVSNPKEKAQWYEKNVQLQTHEFAGVVREVMPDGMARVEVRNRFEKGQELEVFFPDFGMDFIQIVGLMQNPLGEIVEVAHGGAGDIFIKLDKDVFPGVLLRKKR, encoded by the coding sequence ATGACAAAACCTGAACTTCTCCTCCCTGCAGGAGACTTTGAAAAACTAAAATTTGCGTTTCAATACGGCGCTGATGCGGTGTATGCGGGGGTTCCTGCATTTTCGCTGAGGGCACGGGAAAATGATTTTAAAATTGACGGCGTTAAAGAAGCCATCGATTACACGCATGCTCTCGGGAAAAAGATTTACCTGACAGTGAATATTTTCCCCCACAACAGCAAGCTCGAACCAATGCGTCGTGCTATTACCGCAATGGCAGAACTGAAACCCGATGCTTTTATAATGGCGGATCCCGGTGTCATTTATTTTGCAAAAGAGATTTGTCCAGATATCCCGATACACCTTTCGACCCAGGCGAACAATATCAACTGGGCATCCGCAAAGTTCTGGAAGGAGCAGGGGATATCGAGAATCATTCTTTCCAGAGAACTTTCGCTAAGGGAAGTGAAGACGATTCATGAGAAGGTGCCTGATGTGGAGCTGGAGTTTTTTGTTCACGGCTCCATCTGTATGGCATATTCAGGGAGGTGTCTTCTTTCAAATTACATGTCGTACCGGGATGCAAATCAGGGAACATGTGCACACAGTTGCCGCTGGCAGTACAAGGTTTATAAAGGTCATGAGCAGGACCACAATCCCGAATATGAAGTGGTGGCGTCAGAGGACGAACTGACAATGGATGGTGTATATGATCCAGTCTATAAGCCCCTCGAGGGGAATTTCTACCTTGAAGAGCAGCAGAGACCGGGAGAATTTCTCGAGGCGGATGAGGATGAATATGGCACCTACATAATGAATTCGAGAGATCTCTGTGCCGCAGAGTATCTTCAGGAGCTAAAGGATGCCGGAGTTTCCAGTTTTAAGGTCGAAGGGAGATCCAAGTCTATATATTATGTCGCATCTGTTGCCAGAACATATCGCAAAGCGATTGACGAGATGGTGCAGGGAATAAAGCCGACATTCGATTATGTTTCTGAACTTGCAAAAACAGCCAACAGAGGTTTCATTCCGGGCTTTCTCGTCTCAAATCCTAAGGAAAAAGCACAGTGGTATGAGAAAAATGTCCAGTTGCAGACTCACGAATTTGCCGGAGTTGTCAGGGAAGTGATGCCCGATGGAATGGCGCGGGTTGAGGTAAGAAACAGATTTGAAAAGGGTCAGGAACTTGAAGTCTTCTTTCCCGATTTTGGTATGGATTTTATCCAGATCGTCGGATTGATGCAAAATCCTCTAGGTGAAATTGTCGAGGTGGCACACGGTGGAGCCGGAGATATCTTCATCAAACTTGACAAAGATGTTTTCCCCGGCGTCCTGTTAAGAAAGAAAAGGTAA